Below is a genomic region from Fischerella sp. PCC 9605.
TGGCAAAAAAATCATAAAGCTTCTAACTAAGAAACCTAAACCGAAACAAACACCGACAATAAAGCTATAAAAATAGCGAGATTTAGGATTTAATTCTGCTTTTAATAAACAAAAAATCGCTAAAAGTACCAAAAAAATCATTGGTACATCAGGTGTGCCTAAACGACAATATTGTAACCAGAGAAATTCCAAGCTCAGAATTGCACCTGCTAGCCAAGCAATTTTTTGATTAAGTAGAATTTTCCCGATTTCATAGAGAAGTATGACGCTAAAGATCCCCAAAATCATACTTGGCAAGCGCACGCTAGTTTCACTAATGCCAAACAATGTGTAAGAACTGGCAATTAACCAATAAGGGCCTGGAGTTTTATGATGGGGTTCTGACCAAGGATTAATCCAGTCTCCAGACTCAAACATCCGGCGCGATCGCCAGGCGTAAAGCCCTTCATCATGGGCCATCAAGCTACTATCACCAGAATTGAATAGCAATAATGGCAGTATCCAAAATAACAAACTGAGATAGGGAAAACCTGCCCAAAGGCGCAAACGCTGCCAAGTTGATTGAGAATGTAGTAGCTTGAATGACATTGATGTTTGTTGGTTGGTGATTGGTGGTTGTAGAGACGTGCCATGGCACGTCTCTACATTGGTTGGTGGTTGTTGATTGGTAGATGTTTGATAGACTCGCCTATTTTTCAGACTGTTTCTAATATATGTATGGTGATATACAAATTTAGGCAACACTTCTCCTAATTAGGGTTTTATGCCGCTGAGACCAGAGCAACGTAATAAACTAGACGCAACCGACGACAAGGAATTTTATTCCTTTCCGCGCTTTGTCACCCATGTAGACGAAGGTTTTATTCAACAATTAACGGATTTATACCGCGATCGCCTGCAACCCAACATGCGTATTTTAGACATGATGAGCAGTTGGGTATCTCATCTACCAGAAGAAATGCAGTTTGCCCATGTGGAGGGACACGGACTCAACGCTGAGGAACTAGCACGCAATCCCCGGTTGGATCGTTATTTCGTGCAGGATCTCAACGAAAATCCTCGTTTACCGCTTCCGGATCAAGATTTTGATGCCGTTCTCAACTGTGTGTCAGTGCAATATTTGCAATATCCAGAGGCAGTATTTTCCGAAGTTCACCGTGTTCTCAAACCAGGTGGTGTGGCAATTATCAGCTTTTCTAACCGCATGTTTTTTCAAAAGGCTATTCAAGCATGGCGGGATGCTTCGGAAGCAACCAGAGTTGAATTAGTCAAAAGCTATTTCTCTTCTGTACCAGGATTTACTACTCCAGAAGTAATAGCCCGTCAGTCACCAATACTGACTTTTCTACAGTGGTTGGGTGCTGCGGGAGGAGATCCGTTTTACGCCGTAATCGCTTACCGTGAAGTAGGGTGAGCAATGCTGTTCATCCTACGCACATAAAGATGTAATTCCAGACACTTAACATGACCAAAAACTAAATTTTCTGCTACAAGCCCGCACAAGGACAGATAATTAACTTGAAGGCCATCTCAAGAATGCAGTAGAGTACGAAGTTATACTTCTACAGCATCGCAGCCTTCTTCTCTCTTCCTTATTCCTTTAGATAAATGAGGAATCAAACATGAATTTCCCTCGTGTCCGCAGGATTTTAGCAGTTGTACTGTTATCAGTATTGCTACTGACAACAGCGTGTACTCCCAAACAACCTGGACGTTTTGACCAGGTGCAACAAGAAAGCAGCCGTCAAAAAAGTGGTCAAGCCGTTGCTAAAGACGCGACTCAGGGTAGCGAATTTAACAAATTTTTTCCTGCTGCTGAAGATGGCTACGAACGGGTATATACCCAAGAAAAAAAGGGTTTTGCTGAAGCTAAGTTGAAAAAAGACGGTAAAGAATTAGCTATGCTAGCTATTTCCGATACCACCAGCATACCTGGATCAGCAGCAAAATATGCTAATAGCACCAAACAAATCGCCGGTTATCCAGCAGTAGAAGTTGGCACTACTCAAACTTCTATATTGGTTAACGATCGCTATCAAGTGAAAGTGCTTTCTCGTTCACCGTCATTTACAGCTAGCGATCGCGAAGCTTGGCTCAAAAAATTTAACCTGGATGGACTCGCCAAACTGAAATAAAAGTTGTTGGTTGTTAGTTGATAGTTAGTTCAAGCAACAAACAACAAACAACAACCAACAAACAACAAATAAAATAAGGAGATTTTTGTGAGCAAACCGATTTTTGAGTTGGTTGACGAACTACCAACCAGTGGCTTGACTGTTTCGATGCTGAACTCACTGGATTTTGTGGCTCCTGGTCAATGGCATAATGTGGTTGGTTTTGTCAACACAATTAAAACCGTGACTGGCGAAACCGACGAAGGTTTAATTCAAGCTATTGGCGAACGAGCAATTTATCTCTACAATGACCGCTCCCAAGGATATCAGCGGGCCATGTGGCTGTACCAAACCGTTGATAGTACAGATAAAGCTCTCGGTGCAGCAGCTTTGGCTAATAAGGTAGGAGAGAGAATTCCTCTTTTAGGCTTTCTTAACTCTATCACTCCCAAAGCTGACAAAGCCCAAACCATTGACCTGTGTCTGAAATTAGTTGCCGAGTTGGTAGCATTTTGTAGCATCAACGGCATTCCTGGCGACAGCATTGGCGATTTTGTGGCATCTTTGGGTGAGTATAGCAGTGAGTCACTGATCCGCATGGTTGCATTAGTTTGCGTTGATGGTTTGATCCCCCTTGGGCCAGACTTTATTAGCAAAGCCTTGTCTACGATCAATCAGACTAGTCCCCAAGAATTAGAACAAAACAAAACTTTCCAGAACATGCAAGAGGCAATTCCAGGTAATAATTCCAGCAGCAAACTGAATTTTATTGGCGAAAGCTTTAACTCAGTTCAAGGCTGGATGAGCAATCTAGTTGCCTCGAATGGTTTAACACCCCAAAAAGTTGTTCATCACTTGCAAAATTTTGTCGAAGTTACTGATGACAGATTAGATTATTTGGGGGCGTTCCTGGATGTAGCTACGAATTACTATGAACATACAGGTACACAAACCTTAGCGCGTCGCTTGATCGAGCGAGCTGTGGCAGAAATTTAGATTGATAACTTGATGGATAATTAGTAATAAAATCTATTACTAATTATCCTTTTTAAAATAATAATTTCTCAGATGGAAAAATATTCTCAAAAAAGTAATTAATCAAACTGGAAATAAAGGGGTTGTACTCGATAATGATTGACGCGACCAAGTAGGTTGGCATAGATAACGTATTCTGCGTGGTGACTGTTAGTGGTTAGTGGTTAATGGTTAGTGGTTAATAATAAACAACCAATAACCAACTATTACCTACTAACTACTACCTACTACCTACTAACTACTATCTACTAACTGCCCTCCAACTACTTAGCAGTCAACCCTTGAAGGTGTTAACCACACAACCCCAATGAATCAGCATCATATTGAAGTAATAGTTTCTGCCAGAAACTTTAAAGACAACATTCGCTACATCCAGGATTTTGTTGCACCGGCCAAACTGTGCGTAGTGATGAAAGCAAATGCTTACGGGCATGGTTTAAAGCAATTAGCAACAACGGCAGTTGTCGCGGGAGCAGACTACATTGGTATCTGTACAAATCCAGAGGCAACGACTATCCGCGATCTA
It encodes:
- a CDS encoding class I SAM-dependent methyltransferase, with product MPLRPEQRNKLDATDDKEFYSFPRFVTHVDEGFIQQLTDLYRDRLQPNMRILDMMSSWVSHLPEEMQFAHVEGHGLNAEELARNPRLDRYFVQDLNENPRLPLPDQDFDAVLNCVSVQYLQYPEAVFSEVHRVLKPGGVAIISFSNRMFFQKAIQAWRDASEATRVELVKSYFSSVPGFTTPEVIARQSPILTFLQWLGAAGGDPFYAVIAYREVG